One Mus pahari chromosome 10, PAHARI_EIJ_v1.1, whole genome shotgun sequence genomic window, atgtttctcttgCTCAGGGTTTTCCTCAGAGCAACTTTAATGTCTTTGTTCCTCAAGCTGTAGAGTAGAGGATTCATCATGGGAATAACATTAGTATAAAATACAGAAGAGATTTTTCCTTCATCCATAGACTCAGCTGAGGAGGATTGGAAATACATAAACGCACCTGAACCAAAGAACAGAAAAGCAGCAATGATGTGTGAGCTACAGGTGCTGAAAGCTTTGGACCTACCCTCAGAAGAATGGATGTGAAAGATGCTGGAGAGAATAAAACCATAGGAAATGAATATAGTTGAAATGGGAACAATGATATTTATGCTAGAAGCGACAAAAACTACAAGCTTGTTGATATATGTGGTTGTACAGGAAAGCTGGAGCAAAGGAGGAATATCACAGAAGTAGTGGTTGATTTCGTTTGCATCACAGAAGTTTAGTCTCATTATGCAAACAGTATGAGCTACAGACTCAGAAAATGCAATAAAGTAGGAAGCAAGCATTATGTTCAAACATAATTTAGAGGACATGACAAGATTATACAACAGTGGtttacaga contains:
- the LOC110327838 gene encoding olfactory receptor 8B3-like, with the protein product MDSVNVSLVTEFILVGLTDNPYLQLPLFFVFLAMYLVTALGNLSLIILTVLNSHLHTPMYFFLFNLSFVDFCYSSVFTPQMLINFITRKNTISYKECMTQLYFFCFFVISECYVLTSMAYDRYVAICKPLLYNLVMSSKLCLNIMLASYFIAFSESVAHTVCIMRLNFCDANEINHYFCDIPPLLQLSCTTTYINKLVVFVASSINIIVPISTIFISYGFILSSIFHIHSSEGRSKAFSTCSSHIIAAFLFFGSGAFMYFQSSSAESMDEGKISSVFYTNVIPMMNPLLYSLRNKDIKVALRKTLSKRNI